One stretch of Rosistilla oblonga DNA includes these proteins:
- a CDS encoding threonine aldolase family protein: protein MNAIEPGFQFASDNTSGVCPEAWNAMLEANSGYAASYGDDPWTKRARDLVREIFEFDCHVYFIFNGTAANSLALASMCQSYHSVLAHQLAHVETDECGGPEFFSNGTKLLLVEGEGGRVDPAAVEKVVRRRSDVHFPKPKVLSITQATEMGTVYRSEDLDRIYETARRLHLNLHMDGSRFANALATLNVSPKELTWKAGVDVLCLGGTKNGMAVGDCVVFFDDDLAYEFEYRCKQAGQLASKMRYLSAPWVGLLESGVWLKNAQHANAMARLFAERLQAFPGVSVRNNVESNAVFLQFPPAVAAALRSAGWHFHDFIGVGESRLMCSWNTTEQEIEAFLKSLADAIEQNP from the coding sequence ATGAACGCCATCGAACCTGGATTTCAGTTTGCCAGCGACAACACTTCGGGAGTCTGTCCCGAAGCGTGGAATGCGATGTTGGAAGCCAACAGCGGATACGCAGCCTCTTATGGGGACGACCCATGGACCAAACGGGCTCGTGATCTAGTCCGTGAGATCTTCGAATTCGATTGCCACGTCTATTTCATCTTCAACGGAACGGCCGCAAATTCGTTGGCGCTAGCGTCGATGTGCCAGTCGTATCACAGCGTGTTGGCTCATCAATTGGCACACGTGGAGACGGATGAATGTGGTGGCCCGGAGTTCTTTTCCAACGGCACGAAATTGTTGTTGGTCGAAGGCGAAGGAGGCCGCGTCGATCCGGCGGCTGTGGAAAAAGTGGTCCGCCGCCGATCGGACGTCCATTTCCCCAAACCCAAAGTGCTCAGCATCACTCAAGCGACGGAGATGGGGACCGTCTATCGCAGCGAGGATCTCGACCGGATCTACGAAACCGCGCGACGCTTGCACTTGAACCTGCACATGGATGGTTCGCGATTCGCCAACGCGCTGGCGACATTAAACGTCTCTCCGAAAGAGCTGACTTGGAAGGCCGGAGTCGATGTGCTGTGCCTGGGCGGAACCAAAAACGGGATGGCGGTCGGCGACTGTGTCGTCTTCTTCGATGACGATCTCGCCTATGAGTTCGAGTACCGCTGCAAGCAGGCCGGCCAATTGGCTTCGAAGATGCGATACCTGTCGGCGCCTTGGGTTGGTCTGTTGGAATCGGGAGTCTGGCTGAAAAACGCTCAGCATGCCAACGCGATGGCCCGCCTGTTTGCCGAGCGGTTGCAGGCGTTCCCGGGCGTCAGCGTTCGCAATAATGTCGAATCCAACGCGGTCTTCCTGCAGTTTCCACCGGCGGTCGCCGCGGCGCTGCGGTCCGCCGGTTGGCACTTCCACGACTTCATTGGCGTCGGTGAATCGCGGCTGATGTGTTCCTGGAACACGACCGAGCAGGAGATCGAAGCGTTTCTAAAATCGCTGGCCGACGCGATCGAACAAAACCCTTGA